A window of Rufibacter sp. LB8 contains these coding sequences:
- a CDS encoding helix-turn-helix domain-containing protein: MAENESEFFDLVGQKIKELRERAGYKQEEFGNLLGLSRSSVVNMERGRQNPSFYLIWKLSKVFDINMSYFTGENLSNSNEKNISLSITFESKISKFAENDINVRPEAIDKLRSFVKENISF; encoded by the coding sequence ATGGCTGAAAACGAAAGTGAATTCTTTGATTTAGTAGGTCAAAAAATCAAAGAGTTGAGAGAGAGAGCCGGATACAAACAAGAAGAATTTGGCAATCTTTTAGGCCTTTCAAGATCTTCTGTAGTCAATATGGAGAGAGGTAGACAAAACCCAAGCTTTTACCTTATATGGAAACTATCAAAGGTTTTTGATATTAATATGTCATATTTCACAGGAGAGAATCTCTCAAATAGTAATGAAAAGAATATATCATTATCAATAACTTTTGAATCAAAAATTTCAAAATTTGCAGAAAATGATATTAACGTGCGTCCAGAGGCTATAGATAAACTACGCAGTTTTGTCAAGGAAAATATATCTTTCTAA
- a CDS encoding SinR family protein gives MKTYLIGYDLRKTGQDYQNLYDAIKALSGTWWHCLDSTWIIKSNSSAFNICEYLKAHIDNNDKLLVTQIADDAAWIGFDQKCSDWLKQNISLV, from the coding sequence ATGAAAACTTACCTTATAGGATACGACCTAAGGAAAACTGGTCAAGACTATCAAAATCTATACGACGCAATTAAAGCATTATCTGGAACTTGGTGGCATTGCTTGGATTCAACTTGGATTATAAAGTCCAATTCTTCTGCTTTTAATATTTGCGAGTATTTAAAGGCACATATTGATAATAATGATAAGCTCTTAGTTACACAGATTGCTGATGATGCTGCTTGGATTGGCTTTGACCAAAAATGCTCTGATTGGCTTAAACAAAACATTAGCTTAGTATAA
- a CDS encoding lecithin retinol acyltransferase family protein — protein sequence MEVILIHLEANRMKTDYTLVKALGLEPGDTVIAPKSDFNIVQHYALYLGKGHDGKHYMCENAYGLGVKLTQVESFFSEYSQITKVNKFIGNVWQRKEVVQSALLRLRKPYDLFNYNCEHFVNDVLLKKPTSIQAANAVSLIGLAIVAVLVLRN from the coding sequence ATGGAAGTGATTCTCATCCACCTAGAGGCTAATAGAATGAAGACAGATTATACTCTTGTAAAGGCATTGGGGCTAGAACCAGGCGATACAGTTATTGCACCTAAAAGTGATTTTAATATAGTTCAACATTATGCGCTTTATCTTGGAAAGGGGCATGATGGCAAGCACTATATGTGCGAGAATGCTTACGGCCTAGGTGTAAAGCTAACTCAAGTCGAAAGTTTCTTTAGTGAATACTCGCAAATCACTAAAGTCAATAAGTTCATCGGGAATGTGTGGCAGCGAAAAGAAGTAGTGCAATCCGCTCTGTTAAGGTTAAGAAAGCCATATGACTTATTTAATTACAATTGCGAGCATTTTGTTAATGATGTTTTACTTAAGAAGCCAACAAGTATACAAGCAGCTAATGCTGTTAGTTTAATTGGATTAGCCATAGTGGCAGTTCTAGTTTTAAGAAATTAA
- a CDS encoding SusC/RagA family TonB-linked outer membrane protein codes for MKKLLLFLCLLPLTHLALAQRQVAGRVVAAPDTSPLPGASIMLKGTQLGTMTDGEGRFTLAAVPDQAVLLVHFLGYESQEVPVPTPVPANWTIALRETANTLQEVVVSTGYQELPRERSTGSFAQVGRERLNEQVGPDVLSRLASVANGLTVDRATGTGGLMVRGLSTILGTRQPLIILDNFPYEGDLANINPNDVESVTVLKDAAAASIWGARAGNGVLVITTRRGKFQQPLQVEFTANGTVAQKPSLSHLETMSSSDYIDVEQMLYGKGFYNSQINSTSRPALTPAVEVLVQRANGTLSEAEANARLDTLRQVDVRDQFTDHLYQAAKHQQYSLGLRGGSAQHHWALSLGHDQGTDNLDARSQRNTLRFLNTFRPAKAVELTAGLTYTLNQNKGGRPGYGDISMVNTGPLYPYARFADDNGNPLPLSKDYRQQYKNAAAGGRVLDWNYYPLVEHLHSPRTNVLQEVLGNFGTRLQLPLGLELDLKYQYQRQETDGEALQTEESYAARDLVNRFTQLNTATGALTYPVPRGAIRDLSQGLLEAHNGRGQLHVSQGWGDHAIDALAGLEVRHARSSTNRSRLYGFSPDIFTFGNVDMVTRFPNSVTGGLGNIPSGNGLDEATNRFVSVYANAAYTFRQAYTLTASARRDASNLFGVKANDRWKPLWSAGLGWEVSRMPFYRLTALPYLRLRTSYGFSGNVDQRRAAVTTVSYYANLSPRTQGPYAQFSNYANPELRWETAGIWNLGLDFRLKGDRLWGSLEYYRKRDKDLFGTDPVDYTTGIGPTVVRNVASMEGQGVDVELNSMNLKVGAFNWTSHLNVSYTQEEVTDYYKSSLRGSGFVNSAAIITAEQGRPVYGVYSYKWAGLDPQTGDPQGLLNGQMSKDYTALMGPNVLVSDLTFHGSALPTVYGSLGNTLTYGPFSLTARVTYKLGYYFRRESIRYGTLYSTGTGHSDYAHRWQKPGDEASTQVPSQVYPAVTNRDTFYAGSGELVERADHVRLQYVTAAYELTRTAWKRLPLQRVQVQLSLQNLGLLWRANRQGLDPDHYGRTTLLPARSVSLGLRATL; via the coding sequence ATGAAAAAACTCTTACTGTTCCTGTGCCTCCTGCCATTGACCCATTTGGCACTGGCGCAACGGCAGGTGGCAGGCCGCGTGGTGGCCGCCCCAGACACTTCCCCGTTGCCAGGGGCCTCTATCATGCTCAAAGGCACCCAATTGGGCACCATGACAGATGGGGAAGGCCGCTTCACCTTAGCGGCGGTACCTGACCAAGCCGTGCTGCTGGTGCACTTCCTGGGCTACGAGTCCCAGGAGGTGCCCGTGCCTACCCCTGTGCCCGCCAATTGGACCATCGCCCTGCGGGAGACGGCCAACACCCTGCAGGAGGTGGTGGTCTCCACCGGCTACCAGGAGCTGCCGCGCGAGCGGTCCACCGGCTCCTTTGCCCAGGTGGGCCGGGAGCGGCTGAACGAGCAGGTGGGGCCTGACGTGCTCAGCCGGCTGGCGAGCGTGGCCAACGGCCTCACCGTGGACCGGGCCACCGGCACCGGCGGGCTCATGGTGCGCGGCCTCAGCACCATCCTGGGAACCCGGCAGCCCCTCATCATCCTAGACAATTTCCCCTACGAGGGCGACCTGGCCAATATCAACCCCAATGACGTGGAGAGCGTGACCGTGCTCAAGGACGCGGCGGCGGCCTCCATCTGGGGTGCCCGGGCGGGCAACGGCGTCCTCGTGATCACCACCCGCAGGGGCAAGTTCCAACAGCCCCTGCAGGTGGAGTTCACCGCCAACGGCACCGTGGCGCAGAAACCCAGCCTCTCCCACCTGGAGACCATGTCCAGCAGTGACTACATAGACGTGGAGCAGATGCTTTACGGAAAAGGTTTCTACAATAGCCAGATCAACTCCACGTCCCGCCCAGCCCTCACCCCGGCGGTGGAGGTATTGGTGCAGCGCGCCAACGGCACCCTCTCTGAGGCGGAGGCCAACGCCCGCCTGGACACCCTCCGCCAAGTGGACGTGCGGGACCAGTTCACCGACCACCTGTACCAGGCCGCCAAGCACCAGCAGTATAGCCTGGGCCTGCGTGGCGGCTCTGCCCAGCACCACTGGGCGCTGTCCCTGGGCCATGACCAAGGCACAGACAACCTGGATGCCCGCAGCCAGCGCAACACCTTGCGTTTCCTCAACACCTTCCGGCCGGCAAAAGCAGTAGAGCTTACGGCAGGCCTCACCTACACCCTGAACCAGAACAAAGGAGGGAGGCCCGGCTACGGGGACATCAGCATGGTGAACACTGGCCCCCTCTACCCATACGCTCGCTTCGCGGATGATAATGGGAATCCGCTGCCCCTTTCCAAAGACTACCGGCAGCAGTACAAAAACGCCGCCGCCGGAGGTCGCGTGCTGGACTGGAACTACTATCCACTGGTAGAGCACCTCCACTCGCCCCGAACCAATGTGCTACAGGAAGTACTGGGCAACTTCGGGACCCGCCTGCAATTACCACTGGGCCTGGAACTGGACTTGAAGTACCAGTACCAACGGCAGGAAACGGACGGGGAGGCCCTCCAGACGGAGGAGAGCTACGCCGCCCGTGACCTGGTGAACCGGTTCACGCAACTGAACACCGCCACCGGCGCGCTCACCTATCCTGTTCCCCGCGGAGCCATCCGGGATTTGTCGCAGGGGCTGCTGGAGGCACACAACGGGCGCGGGCAGCTCCACGTCAGCCAGGGCTGGGGAGATCATGCCATAGACGCCCTCGCTGGCCTGGAGGTGCGGCACGCCCGCAGCTCCACCAACAGGTCCCGCCTCTACGGGTTCAGCCCAGACATCTTCACCTTCGGCAACGTGGACATGGTGACCCGCTTCCCCAACAGTGTCACGGGTGGTTTGGGTAATATTCCCAGCGGCAATGGCCTGGATGAGGCCACCAACCGGTTCGTCTCCGTGTATGCCAACGCCGCCTACACCTTCCGGCAAGCCTATACCCTTACCGCCAGCGCCCGCCGCGACGCCTCCAACCTATTCGGTGTAAAGGCAAATGACCGGTGGAAGCCCCTGTGGAGCGCCGGCCTGGGTTGGGAGGTGTCCCGTATGCCTTTCTACCGGCTCACCGCCCTCCCGTACCTGCGGCTGCGCACCTCCTACGGGTTCAGCGGAAACGTGGACCAGCGTCGCGCCGCCGTCACCACCGTCAGCTACTACGCCAATCTTTCGCCCCGCACCCAGGGCCCCTATGCCCAGTTCTCCAACTACGCCAACCCCGAGCTTCGCTGGGAGACGGCGGGCATCTGGAACCTGGGCCTGGACTTCCGGCTCAAAGGCGACCGGCTCTGGGGTAGCCTGGAGTATTACCGCAAGCGGGACAAAGACCTTTTCGGCACGGACCCGGTGGATTACACCACCGGCATCGGCCCCACGGTGGTGCGCAACGTGGCCAGCATGGAGGGGCAGGGGGTGGACGTGGAACTCAATAGCATGAACCTAAAGGTGGGTGCCTTCAACTGGACAAGCCACCTCAATGTCAGCTATACCCAGGAGGAAGTCACGGATTACTACAAGAGCTCGCTGCGCGGCAGCGGCTTCGTCAACAGCGCCGCCATCATCACCGCCGAGCAGGGGAGGCCAGTGTACGGGGTATATTCCTACAAGTGGGCCGGCCTGGACCCGCAGACCGGGGACCCGCAGGGGCTCCTGAACGGGCAGATGAGCAAGGACTACACCGCCCTGATGGGGCCCAACGTGCTGGTCTCCGACCTCACCTTCCACGGCTCGGCGCTGCCCACGGTCTACGGCTCCCTGGGCAACACCCTGACCTACGGACCTTTCTCGCTCACCGCCCGCGTCACCTACAAGCTGGGCTATTATTTCCGGCGCGAGTCCATCCGGTACGGCACGCTCTACAGTACCGGCACGGGCCACTCGGACTATGCGCACCGCTGGCAGAAGCCCGGCGATGAGGCCTCCACCCAAGTGCCCTCGCAGGTGTACCCCGCCGTCACCAACCGCGACACCTTCTATGCCGGCTCCGGGGAGCTGGTGGAGCGTGCCGACCACGTGCGGCTGCAGTACGTGACCGCGGCCTACGAGCTCACCCGCACCGCCTGGAAACGGCTTCCCCTGCAACGGGTGCAGGTGCAGCTTAGCCTGCAGAACCTGGGCCTGCTCTGGCGGGCCAACCGCCAGGGCCTGGATCCGGACCACTATGGGCGCACCACCCTGCTGCCCGCACGCAGCGTCTCCCTGGGACTGCGGGCCACCCTTTAA
- a CDS encoding helix-turn-helix transcriptional regulator has product MEDSRKNQFQKKVGQRIASLRLEKGWTQENLGDAVGGLERQAVSRIENGHHAMNSYLLLLFAEAFGLTLSEFFSYDYNPGPKELQS; this is encoded by the coding sequence ATGGAGGATTCCAGGAAAAATCAATTTCAAAAGAAAGTAGGGCAAAGGATAGCTTCTTTAAGACTTGAAAAGGGCTGGACTCAAGAAAATTTGGGTGATGCAGTAGGTGGTTTGGAAAGGCAAGCCGTAAGTAGAATTGAAAATGGGCATCATGCCATGAACAGTTATCTACTTTTACTTTTTGCTGAAGCGTTCGGATTAACGTTAAGTGAATTTTTCAGCTATGATTATAATCCAGGTCCTAAAGAGTTACAATCTTAG
- a CDS encoding cobyric acid synthase CobQ, with amino-acid sequence MRNPEIKYYPVGNGDQSLITLTDGTTIIVDCNIRQASIGSKDSKVYDVKKDLLKSIGKREGNPYVDVFILTHGDCDHCRGFEGNFYQGDPKKYSNEDKKADKIIIDEMWFSPMIAEEHTNDDEDAYQQEAERRLELHRKKHADKDLAGNRIKIIGYDANKDYQDLNHLRATPGSIVTKFNSKEQNKFSVFIHSPFKEHLESAEKDKNSTSIVFQARFKGAATDSRFSCLAMFGGDSDHYSWDIILQKTKKYGNDSKEKALDWDLFLAPHHCSWSFFNNRPYSENSDPKDHSKEVLKYKRSANAKVISSSKKILDDDDNPPHYPAKQQYIASLGNASNFLNTAIDPKESGPEPIIFDITPNGPARPPKINNGGAIGSAGGAGAASTVIKQG; translated from the coding sequence ATGAGAAACCCAGAAATTAAATATTATCCAGTTGGCAATGGTGATCAGTCATTAATTACCTTAACCGACGGCACAACCATTATTGTTGATTGTAATATTAGGCAGGCTTCAATAGGAAGTAAGGACTCTAAAGTTTACGATGTCAAAAAGGACCTGCTCAAATCAATTGGGAAGCGTGAAGGGAATCCTTATGTTGATGTCTTTATCCTTACCCACGGAGACTGTGACCATTGCAGAGGGTTTGAGGGAAACTTCTACCAAGGAGACCCGAAAAAGTATTCAAATGAGGATAAGAAAGCGGATAAAATTATCATTGATGAAATGTGGTTTTCTCCAATGATTGCAGAGGAACATACTAATGATGACGAGGATGCATATCAACAAGAAGCTGAGCGGAGGTTAGAGTTGCATAGGAAAAAACATGCTGATAAGGATTTGGCAGGCAACAGGATCAAGATTATTGGCTATGATGCCAATAAGGACTACCAAGATCTCAACCACCTGCGTGCAACCCCGGGTTCTATTGTAACCAAGTTTAACAGCAAGGAACAGAATAAATTCTCGGTTTTCATCCATTCTCCATTTAAAGAGCATTTAGAATCTGCTGAAAAGGATAAGAATTCAACCAGTATTGTTTTCCAAGCTCGTTTTAAAGGTGCTGCTACTGATTCCAGGTTTTCGTGTTTAGCAATGTTTGGAGGAGATTCAGACCATTATTCTTGGGACATTATTCTTCAGAAGACTAAGAAGTATGGCAATGATAGTAAAGAAAAGGCATTAGATTGGGATTTGTTTCTGGCACCTCATCATTGTTCTTGGTCATTCTTTAACAATAGACCTTACTCCGAAAATTCGGATCCTAAAGACCATTCTAAAGAAGTACTCAAATATAAAAGGAGTGCAAATGCAAAAGTAATTTCATCAAGTAAAAAAATCCTTGACGATGATGATAACCCACCGCATTATCCTGCCAAACAGCAGTACATTGCAAGTTTGGGGAACGCTTCAAATTTTCTTAATACAGCCATAGACCCAAAAGAGTCTGGACCTGAACCAATTATTTTTGATATAACTCCCAATGGGCCGGCTAGGCCTCCTAAAATTAACAATGGAGGAGCAATAGGATCAGCAGGTGGCGCAGGTGCAGCATCAACAGTAATAAAGCAAGGGTAA
- a CDS encoding TlpA disulfide reductase family protein, with translation MAAYLPFLLAGMLSVFPASAQSKLPAKEGLVAGQYLPEVTLTNLVNAPASTAKLSDYKGKLLLLDFWSTWCGTCAASLPKIDNLQRQFTGQVQVLLVNTRSTRDDRAKVMAYYEKRRQPDGSRYVLPSVVEDTVLDSLFPHTLIPHVVWVSPQGEVLATTSHEQVTAANIRLALAGNTTALRRKKDVDLSRPLFLNAEAPTRQLSHYAILFQGQLEGVPQGTHLRRDPEGAVTGTTVTNQPLTHYFAQVRHALFPGLTSRQLVFAVRDSARLFQATSPLTPLEWNLRHLYSLDLLVPPSQADSLYFRLRDALHQYSGYVSRLENRPTDCLRLVRTGRRDCLRSKGGPAHNGLLPSKGGSVRNVPLSAVVVRLNSPGGPGPLVVDETGYPGPVDLELNTPLHDLPALRRELQRYGLDLRPARRQLPYLVVREAHNLSSEKSISLHPKVIKP, from the coding sequence TTGGCAGCTTATCTCCCATTCCTATTAGCGGGCATGCTCTCTGTCTTCCCCGCCTCAGCCCAATCTAAGTTACCTGCTAAGGAGGGGCTAGTGGCAGGCCAATACCTGCCAGAGGTAACCCTTACCAATCTGGTGAACGCCCCAGCCTCCACCGCCAAGCTGTCTGACTACAAAGGCAAGCTGCTTTTGCTGGACTTCTGGTCTACCTGGTGCGGCACCTGCGCCGCCTCATTGCCCAAAATAGACAACCTCCAGCGCCAGTTCACCGGGCAGGTGCAGGTGCTGCTGGTCAACACCCGCTCCACCAGAGATGACCGCGCCAAGGTAATGGCCTATTATGAGAAGCGCCGCCAGCCAGACGGCTCCCGGTACGTGCTGCCCTCGGTGGTGGAAGATACCGTGCTGGACAGTCTCTTCCCGCACACCTTGATCCCGCACGTGGTATGGGTGAGCCCGCAGGGTGAGGTACTGGCCACCACCTCCCATGAACAGGTGACCGCCGCCAATATCCGCCTGGCGTTGGCCGGCAACACCACTGCCCTGCGCCGGAAAAAGGATGTGGACTTAAGTCGTCCGCTTTTTCTGAACGCTGAGGCTCCTACGCGGCAGCTGAGCCACTACGCCATTCTGTTCCAGGGCCAGCTGGAGGGCGTACCCCAGGGCACCCACCTGCGCCGTGACCCGGAGGGCGCCGTGACCGGCACCACCGTCACCAACCAACCGCTCACGCACTACTTCGCGCAGGTGCGGCACGCCCTGTTCCCCGGCCTTACCAGCAGGCAGCTGGTGTTCGCGGTGCGTGACTCGGCGCGGCTCTTTCAAGCCACCTCCCCGCTCACGCCCCTGGAATGGAACCTGCGGCACCTCTATTCCCTGGACCTGCTGGTGCCCCCCAGCCAGGCTGACTCCCTATACTTTCGCCTGCGCGATGCCCTGCACCAGTACAGCGGCTACGTGAGCCGCCTGGAGAATAGGCCCACTGACTGCCTGAGGCTCGTGCGCACCGGCAGGCGGGACTGCCTCCGGAGCAAAGGCGGGCCCGCGCACAACGGCCTGCTGCCCTCCAAAGGCGGCAGCGTGCGCAACGTGCCCCTCTCGGCGGTGGTGGTGCGCCTCAACAGCCCCGGCGGCCCTGGTCCCCTGGTGGTGGACGAGACCGGCTACCCCGGCCCCGTGGACCTGGAACTGAACACACCCCTGCATGACCTGCCCGCCCTGCGCCGCGAGCTCCAGCGCTACGGCCTGGATCTGAGGCCCGCCCGCCGCCAACTGCCTTACCTGGTGGTGCGGGAGGCACATAACCTTAGCAGCGAGAAATCTATTAGCCTCCACCCTAAAGTAATAAAGCCATGA
- a CDS encoding ImmA/IrrE family metallo-endopeptidase — protein MFNKPEREAEKILKELNFTSPPISIEIIAESKGIEIKPYDFGEGVSGALVIDGNKSVIGYNPFESPVRRRFTIAHELGHFVLHQNDSPLWIDKEKMQYRSQIQFRDQKSATGELKNEREANQFAAAILMPGFMIKNEIEKRNLEFIEEQDVKELADIFKVSQQAMTIRLSKLDIFWY, from the coding sequence ATGTTCAATAAACCTGAAAGAGAAGCCGAAAAAATTTTAAAAGAATTAAATTTTACATCTCCTCCCATTTCAATTGAAATTATTGCTGAAAGCAAAGGTATAGAAATAAAGCCCTATGATTTTGGCGAAGGTGTCTCTGGTGCACTTGTTATAGATGGCAACAAGAGTGTTATAGGCTATAATCCTTTTGAATCACCTGTAAGGAGAAGATTTACAATAGCACATGAACTGGGGCACTTTGTACTACATCAAAATGATTCTCCTCTTTGGATTGACAAAGAAAAGATGCAGTATAGAAGCCAAATTCAATTCAGGGATCAAAAATCTGCAACAGGAGAATTGAAGAATGAGAGAGAAGCAAATCAATTTGCGGCTGCAATTCTAATGCCTGGTTTTATGATTAAAAACGAAATAGAGAAAAGAAACTTAGAATTTATTGAAGAACAAGATGTGAAAGAATTAGCCGATATATTTAAAGTTAGTCAACAAGCTATGACAATTAGACTTTCTAAATTAGATATTTTTTGGTATTAG
- a CDS encoding ThiF family adenylyltransferase: MLYSKELKQFTGEFSQAVLGCLEEIKEFFSVEELSVLTFGSSYILVPVSYNVSIPPFGTIGGVDIRENEPVLILISLEHYPDQMPSIVSDRKDFPRKVLPHLYVSRNGAPSKLCLVRNNPNEWFAGKRMTDLLSVGEQWFYKAATGQLVDDGQEFDPLRLEYFSGYHSYKYEFLNEIVAKDLRFHPEYEMAFLFSSIDKNDGNRNFLIKSLAPITAINIKAMLDILRSAKSTPEKFPIAFPLVSVLLWSKDNVENQYDVYLPTDYAGLSKYFASRGINLPQVVNLYLQNGFLKGKYIPIVHAIQRPKKLVGYNGKNEFINFVIDASYFKDDQQPESAKVINQAHIEPFSKSLAEKMTGEKRNESIFFIGAGSLGSKIYMHCARGGNLNLGTLDDDNFLQHNLARHSLFQNKVGRNKAVAITEEADQFFSVDTKKNFKAFNSNLINLEINELINYKWLLDSSASLQVQNWLASTSLPNNLNVARCELVDDGRLGLMYIEGKDRNPRVDDLINLTYYYGRVDDDIKGWRIRDSEREVRNIDIGLGCSSTTTVMADDTISFHAATFSRVLYAEGESLAESGLIFKSVIELKGIPSISSKGHFIKPFEIYSCHAGSQWEIRFKNGLTQQLLNHCMKKSNIETGGILLGVANYKTQTIHVLEIIDEPQDSKGTCTGFNRGVNGLPDYVNTVKADTGGIIGYIGEWHTHPMDLERLSTRDELTITELVIMNRNVPIPTLAVIVTNQKVLPFVFE, translated from the coding sequence ATGCTCTATAGCAAAGAATTAAAACAGTTCACAGGGGAGTTCTCTCAAGCTGTATTAGGATGTCTTGAGGAGATTAAAGAGTTTTTCTCAGTTGAAGAATTGAGTGTCTTGACTTTTGGCTCTTCATATATTTTAGTGCCGGTATCCTACAACGTATCAATTCCACCATTTGGAACAATAGGTGGAGTTGATATAAGAGAGAATGAACCTGTGCTGATTTTAATTTCCTTAGAGCACTATCCTGACCAAATGCCTTCAATAGTCAGTGACAGGAAAGATTTTCCAAGGAAAGTACTTCCTCACCTATACGTTTCAAGAAATGGGGCCCCTAGCAAACTGTGTTTAGTTAGGAACAATCCTAATGAGTGGTTTGCTGGAAAAAGGATGACTGATCTTTTATCCGTTGGAGAACAGTGGTTTTATAAAGCAGCTACTGGCCAGCTAGTAGATGATGGCCAGGAGTTTGATCCCTTGAGGCTTGAATATTTTAGTGGGTACCATTCATACAAGTATGAATTCTTGAATGAAATAGTTGCGAAAGACTTAAGGTTCCATCCAGAGTATGAAATGGCATTTTTGTTCAGCTCAATTGATAAAAATGATGGTAATAGAAATTTTTTAATAAAGAGTCTTGCCCCAATTACAGCTATCAATATCAAGGCAATGCTGGATATATTAAGGAGCGCCAAGAGTACACCAGAAAAATTTCCAATAGCGTTTCCATTAGTTTCTGTTCTATTGTGGAGTAAAGACAATGTGGAGAATCAATATGATGTATACTTACCAACAGACTATGCAGGATTAAGCAAGTATTTTGCATCAAGGGGAATCAATTTACCTCAAGTTGTAAATCTCTACTTGCAAAATGGATTTTTGAAAGGAAAATATATTCCAATAGTGCATGCTATTCAGAGGCCAAAAAAGCTGGTAGGCTATAATGGTAAAAATGAATTTATAAACTTTGTTATAGATGCTAGTTACTTTAAGGATGATCAACAACCAGAATCGGCCAAAGTTATAAATCAAGCGCATATTGAACCATTTAGCAAAAGTCTAGCCGAAAAGATGACCGGTGAAAAACGTAATGAGAGTATATTTTTTATAGGGGCTGGTTCTTTAGGGTCTAAGATTTATATGCATTGTGCAAGAGGAGGGAACCTGAACTTAGGCACCTTAGATGATGATAATTTTCTCCAGCACAACTTAGCTCGCCACTCTCTGTTTCAAAATAAAGTGGGCAGAAATAAGGCAGTTGCAATTACAGAAGAAGCAGATCAATTCTTTTCTGTTGATACAAAAAAGAACTTCAAAGCCTTCAATAGCAACCTGATTAACTTAGAAATCAATGAGCTAATTAATTATAAATGGCTGCTAGATTCTTCAGCAAGCCTTCAAGTTCAAAATTGGCTTGCAAGTACTAGTTTGCCAAATAATTTAAATGTTGCAAGATGTGAACTTGTAGATGACGGAAGGTTAGGGCTAATGTATATTGAGGGAAAGGATAGAAACCCTAGAGTCGATGACCTAATTAATCTAACATACTATTATGGCCGTGTGGATGATGACATAAAGGGCTGGAGGATTCGAGACTCTGAAAGAGAAGTCAGAAATATTGACATTGGTCTTGGTTGCAGTTCAACTACCACTGTCATGGCAGATGATACTATTTCATTTCATGCAGCCACATTCTCAAGGGTATTGTACGCAGAAGGAGAAAGCCTTGCAGAATCAGGACTAATATTTAAGAGTGTGATAGAATTGAAGGGAATTCCCTCAATAAGCAGTAAAGGACATTTTATTAAGCCTTTTGAAATTTATTCTTGCCATGCTGGTAGTCAGTGGGAAATAAGATTTAAAAATGGTTTAACCCAACAACTGCTAAACCATTGCATGAAGAAGAGCAACATAGAAACAGGAGGTATACTTTTGGGTGTGGCTAACTACAAAACTCAAACCATTCATGTTCTTGAAATAATTGATGAACCTCAAGATAGTAAAGGGACATGTACTGGTTTTAACAGAGGTGTGAATGGGCTTCCAGATTATGTGAATACGGTAAAAGCTGATACTGGAGGAATTATTGGATACATTGGAGAATGGCATACTCACCCAATGGATTTAGAGAGACTTAGCACTAGAGATGAATTAACAATAACGGAATTGGTAATAATGAATAGAAATGTACCAATTCCAACACTTGCCGTTATTGTGACCAATCAGAAAGTGCTGCCATTTGTTTTTGAATAA
- a CDS encoding DUF2188 domain-containing protein: protein MMKKNQHIVRHPEGWAVKGAGNERATRVTSTQAEAISIGRGIAVNQGSELIIHGKNGQIREKNTYGSDSHPPRG, encoded by the coding sequence ATTATGAAGAAGAATCAACACATTGTTAGGCATCCAGAAGGATGGGCTGTAAAAGGTGCAGGTAATGAAAGAGCTACGAGGGTTACAAGTACCCAGGCCGAAGCTATAAGCATTGGTAGAGGCATAGCCGTGAATCAAGGGTCGGAACTTATCATTCATGGTAAGAATGGTCAGATCAGGGAGAAGAATACCTATGGAAGTGATTCTCATCCACCTAGAGGCTAA